Proteins found in one Mytilus edulis chromosome 2, xbMytEdul2.2, whole genome shotgun sequence genomic segment:
- the LOC139513866 gene encoding uncharacterized protein C10orf67, mitochondrial-like isoform X13 produces MDEKYMNMFRNIRCLNKDTPPDIVALIEAAGIPRFKSVGIQAGRVKTFSHASNADQDKPSLADHHKVGFFTLDRCSQTDVTEVVELKDMTEVLQLLLKDVHKMKRDINLTKSVMQADYEAKVQEKATELYCRINEKVAELERIHEDRVSTVRKAFRQQLADAVARLAVLYNKNLENKMQKEKQKQAGDQYLLDEKYRELQQTIQQNQNVIAMLKMQLSAYQQSKMDLESNVEADPKVIEIESVSMRTPSPQFNQELEDLRVEVEDLNVKVNNLQDQVDNKDDENKKLDQQIETLNQELDQEKMKFDKINKDLENTKKAAENEKASSEKLTFKDIRQFTKMDKQRAEMERMFQQKLQKAQEEAEANAQRESIAQQSAEKDKVKLLQDQKKLLEEQLAKERKKNQEKAEMDTDIDKYVKNEKRLKEEIERLKREIERVHRTWEKKFAILQQSLHALKDESYIRQTLQRQAAALHHAAVSYAVDTPMGILPTSKINSPIKKPVIPDIGRGRQQPPPQPSQGQPLNVGGVLGEKDYISYTVSAPSGRGTAMFSVDENQVMSEGEDDLPVDVQPLPDPPSRPSRELVTDGTPTEKEKARLHFEGQKT; encoded by the exons ATGGACGAAAAATACATGAACATGTTTAGGAATATACGATGTTTAAACAAAGATACTCCGCCTGATATAGTTGCTCTCATCGAAGCAGCTGGTATTCCACGATTTAAATCAGTAGGAATACAAGCTGGTAGAGTGAAAACATTCTCTCATGCTTCTAATGCAGACCAGGACAA GCCTTCTCTGGCAGACCATCACAAGGTTGGTTTCTTTACACTGGACAGATGTTCTCAGACGGATGTCACAGAAGTTGTAGAACTGAAGGATATGACAGAAGTTTTACAACTTCTACTAAAG gaTGTACATAAAATGAAAAGGGACATTAATTTAACAAAAAGTGTGATGCAGGCTGATTATGAAGCTAAAGTCCAAGAAAAGGCTACAGAACT ATATTGTAGAATTAATGAAAAAGTAGCAGAATTAGAAAGAATTCATGAAGAT AGAGTATCGACTGTAAGAAAAGCATTTAGACAACAGTTAGCCGATGCAGTTGCCAGACTGGCAGTATTGTATAAT aaaaatttagaaaacaaGATGCAGAAAGAGAAGCAGAAGCAAGCAGGGGACCAGTATCTACTGGATGAGAAATATAGAGAATTACAGCAAACAATACAACAGAATCAGAATGTTATAGCAATGTTAAAGATGCAGCTGTCTGCATATCAACAGAGTAAAATGGACCTAGAAAGT AATGTAGAGGCCGACCCCAAGGTGATAGAG ATTGAGTCTGTGTCTATGAGAACTCCATCACCACAATTTAATCAAGAGTTAGAGGACTTGAGGGTAGAGGTTGAAGATCTTAATGTCAAGGTCAATAATCTACAGGACCAAGTAGATAACAAAGATGATGAAAATAAGAAGTTAG aTCAACAAATAGAAACATTGAATCAGGAGCTTGACCAAGAAAAGATGAAGTTTGACAAG aTTAACAAAGACCTTGAAAATACCAAGAAGGCAGCAGAAAATGAGAAAGCCTCTTCTGAGAAGCTG ACATTTAAAGACATTCGCCAATTTACAAAA ATGGATAAACAGAGAGCAGAGATGGAGAGAATGTTCCAACAAAAATTACAGAAAGCTCAGGAAGAG GCTGAGGCTAATGCACAGAGAGAGTCAATAGCTCAACAGTCAGCAGAGAAAGACAAAGTCAAGTTACTTCAGGATCAAAAGAAATTATTGGAGGAACAGCTGGCCAAG GAGCGAAAGAAGAACCAAGAAAAGGCTGAAATGGACACAGATATCGATAAATATGTAAAGAATGAGAAAAGATTGAAAGAAGAAATAGAGAG ATTAAAGAGAGAAATAGAGAGAGTACATAGGACTTGGGAAAAGAAATTTGCCATATTACAACAGAG tttACATGCCCTGAAGGATGAAAGTTACATCAGGCAGACATTACAGAGACAAGCTGCAGCCTTACATCATGCAGCTGTCAGTTATGCAGTAGATACACCCATGGGTATACTACCCACCAGTAAAATAAACAGTCCTATCAAGAAACCGGTTATA CCAGACATTGGTAGAGGGAGACAACAGCCACCACCTCAACCCTCCCAAGGACAGCCACTCAATGTCGGGGGAGTTTTAGGAGAGAAAGATTATATTTCATACACTGTATCAGCTCCAAGTGGGCGTGGAACTGCCATGTTTTCAGTTGATG AAAACCAAGTGATGTCTGAAGGAGAAGATGACTTGCCTGTAGATGTACAACCCTTACCTGATCCACCTTCTAG gccTTCTCGAGAATTGGTCACAGATGGTACCCCTACAGAGAAAGAAAAGGCTAGATTACACTTTGAAGGACAAAAGACATAG
- the LOC139513866 gene encoding uncharacterized protein C10orf67, mitochondrial-like isoform X12 encodes MDEKYMNMFRNIRCLNKDTPPDIVALIEAAGIPRFKSVGIQAGRVKTFSHASNADQDKPSLADHHKVGFFTLDRCSQTDVTEVVELKDMTEVLQLLLKDVHKMKRDINLTKSVMQADYEAKVQEKATELYCRINEKVAELERIHEDRVSTVRKAFRQQLADAVARLAVLYNKNLENKMQKEKQKQAGDQYLLDEKYRELQQTIQQNQNVIAMLKMQLSAYQQSKMDLESSASPSERPSNNSPASIQSPIESVSMRTPSPQFNQELEDLRVEVEDLNVKVNNLQDQVDNKDDENKKLDQQIETLNQELDQEKMKFDKINKDLENTKKAAENEKASSEKLTFKDIRQFTKMDKQRAEMERMFQQKLQKAQEEAEANAQRESIAQQSAEKDKVKLLQDQKKLLEEQLAKERKKNQEKAEMDTDIDKYVKNEKRLKEEIERLKREIERVHRTWEKKFAILQQSLHALKDESYIRQTLQRQAAALHHAAVSYAVDTPMGILPTSKINSPIKKPVIPDIGRGRQQPPPQPSQGQPLNVGGVLGEKDYISYTVSAPSGRGTAMFSVDENQVMSEGEDDLPVDVQPLPDPPSRPSRELVTDGTPTEKEKARLHFEGQKT; translated from the exons ATGGACGAAAAATACATGAACATGTTTAGGAATATACGATGTTTAAACAAAGATACTCCGCCTGATATAGTTGCTCTCATCGAAGCAGCTGGTATTCCACGATTTAAATCAGTAGGAATACAAGCTGGTAGAGTGAAAACATTCTCTCATGCTTCTAATGCAGACCAGGACAA GCCTTCTCTGGCAGACCATCACAAGGTTGGTTTCTTTACACTGGACAGATGTTCTCAGACGGATGTCACAGAAGTTGTAGAACTGAAGGATATGACAGAAGTTTTACAACTTCTACTAAAG gaTGTACATAAAATGAAAAGGGACATTAATTTAACAAAAAGTGTGATGCAGGCTGATTATGAAGCTAAAGTCCAAGAAAAGGCTACAGAACT ATATTGTAGAATTAATGAAAAAGTAGCAGAATTAGAAAGAATTCATGAAGAT AGAGTATCGACTGTAAGAAAAGCATTTAGACAACAGTTAGCCGATGCAGTTGCCAGACTGGCAGTATTGTATAAT aaaaatttagaaaacaaGATGCAGAAAGAGAAGCAGAAGCAAGCAGGGGACCAGTATCTACTGGATGAGAAATATAGAGAATTACAGCAAACAATACAACAGAATCAGAATGTTATAGCAATGTTAAAGATGCAGCTGTCTGCATATCAACAGAGTAAAATGGACCTAGAAAGT tcTGCATCACCGTCAGAAAGGCCATCAAACAATTCACCAGCCTCAATTCAGTCTCCG ATTGAGTCTGTGTCTATGAGAACTCCATCACCACAATTTAATCAAGAGTTAGAGGACTTGAGGGTAGAGGTTGAAGATCTTAATGTCAAGGTCAATAATCTACAGGACCAAGTAGATAACAAAGATGATGAAAATAAGAAGTTAG aTCAACAAATAGAAACATTGAATCAGGAGCTTGACCAAGAAAAGATGAAGTTTGACAAG aTTAACAAAGACCTTGAAAATACCAAGAAGGCAGCAGAAAATGAGAAAGCCTCTTCTGAGAAGCTG ACATTTAAAGACATTCGCCAATTTACAAAA ATGGATAAACAGAGAGCAGAGATGGAGAGAATGTTCCAACAAAAATTACAGAAAGCTCAGGAAGAG GCTGAGGCTAATGCACAGAGAGAGTCAATAGCTCAACAGTCAGCAGAGAAAGACAAAGTCAAGTTACTTCAGGATCAAAAGAAATTATTGGAGGAACAGCTGGCCAAG GAGCGAAAGAAGAACCAAGAAAAGGCTGAAATGGACACAGATATCGATAAATATGTAAAGAATGAGAAAAGATTGAAAGAAGAAATAGAGAG ATTAAAGAGAGAAATAGAGAGAGTACATAGGACTTGGGAAAAGAAATTTGCCATATTACAACAGAG tttACATGCCCTGAAGGATGAAAGTTACATCAGGCAGACATTACAGAGACAAGCTGCAGCCTTACATCATGCAGCTGTCAGTTATGCAGTAGATACACCCATGGGTATACTACCCACCAGTAAAATAAACAGTCCTATCAAGAAACCGGTTATA CCAGACATTGGTAGAGGGAGACAACAGCCACCACCTCAACCCTCCCAAGGACAGCCACTCAATGTCGGGGGAGTTTTAGGAGAGAAAGATTATATTTCATACACTGTATCAGCTCCAAGTGGGCGTGGAACTGCCATGTTTTCAGTTGATG AAAACCAAGTGATGTCTGAAGGAGAAGATGACTTGCCTGTAGATGTACAACCCTTACCTGATCCACCTTCTAG gccTTCTCGAGAATTGGTCACAGATGGTACCCCTACAGAGAAAGAAAAGGCTAGATTACACTTTGAAGGACAAAAGACATAG
- the LOC139513866 gene encoding uncharacterized protein C10orf67, mitochondrial-like isoform X14, producing MDEKYMNMFRNIRCLNKDTPPDIVALIEAAGIPRFKSVGIQAGRVKTFSHASNADQDKPSLADHHKVGFFTLDRCSQTDVTEVVELKDMTEVLQLLLKDVHKMKRDINLTKSVMQADYEAKVQEKATELYCRINEKVAELERIHEDRVSTVRKAFRQQLADAVARLAVLYNKNLENKMQKEKQKQAGDQYLLDEKYRELQQTIQQNQNVIAMLKMQLSAYQQSKMDLESIESVSMRTPSPQFNQELEDLRVEVEDLNVKVNNLQDQVDNKDDENKKLDQQIETLNQELDQEKMKFDKINKDLENTKKAAENEKASSEKLTFKDIRQFTKMDKQRAEMERMFQQKLQKAQEEAEANAQRESIAQQSAEKDKVKLLQDQKKLLEEQLAKERKKNQEKAEMDTDIDKYVKNEKRLKEEIERLKREIERVHRTWEKKFAILQQSLHALKDESYIRQTLQRQAAALHHAAVSYAVDTPMGILPTSKINSPIKKPVIPDIGRGRQQPPPQPSQGQPLNVGGVLGEKDYISYTVSAPSGRGTAMFSVDENQVMSEGEDDLPVDVQPLPDPPSRPSRELVTDGTPTEKEKARLHFEGQKT from the exons ATGGACGAAAAATACATGAACATGTTTAGGAATATACGATGTTTAAACAAAGATACTCCGCCTGATATAGTTGCTCTCATCGAAGCAGCTGGTATTCCACGATTTAAATCAGTAGGAATACAAGCTGGTAGAGTGAAAACATTCTCTCATGCTTCTAATGCAGACCAGGACAA GCCTTCTCTGGCAGACCATCACAAGGTTGGTTTCTTTACACTGGACAGATGTTCTCAGACGGATGTCACAGAAGTTGTAGAACTGAAGGATATGACAGAAGTTTTACAACTTCTACTAAAG gaTGTACATAAAATGAAAAGGGACATTAATTTAACAAAAAGTGTGATGCAGGCTGATTATGAAGCTAAAGTCCAAGAAAAGGCTACAGAACT ATATTGTAGAATTAATGAAAAAGTAGCAGAATTAGAAAGAATTCATGAAGAT AGAGTATCGACTGTAAGAAAAGCATTTAGACAACAGTTAGCCGATGCAGTTGCCAGACTGGCAGTATTGTATAAT aaaaatttagaaaacaaGATGCAGAAAGAGAAGCAGAAGCAAGCAGGGGACCAGTATCTACTGGATGAGAAATATAGAGAATTACAGCAAACAATACAACAGAATCAGAATGTTATAGCAATGTTAAAGATGCAGCTGTCTGCATATCAACAGAGTAAAATGGACCTAGAAAGT ATTGAGTCTGTGTCTATGAGAACTCCATCACCACAATTTAATCAAGAGTTAGAGGACTTGAGGGTAGAGGTTGAAGATCTTAATGTCAAGGTCAATAATCTACAGGACCAAGTAGATAACAAAGATGATGAAAATAAGAAGTTAG aTCAACAAATAGAAACATTGAATCAGGAGCTTGACCAAGAAAAGATGAAGTTTGACAAG aTTAACAAAGACCTTGAAAATACCAAGAAGGCAGCAGAAAATGAGAAAGCCTCTTCTGAGAAGCTG ACATTTAAAGACATTCGCCAATTTACAAAA ATGGATAAACAGAGAGCAGAGATGGAGAGAATGTTCCAACAAAAATTACAGAAAGCTCAGGAAGAG GCTGAGGCTAATGCACAGAGAGAGTCAATAGCTCAACAGTCAGCAGAGAAAGACAAAGTCAAGTTACTTCAGGATCAAAAGAAATTATTGGAGGAACAGCTGGCCAAG GAGCGAAAGAAGAACCAAGAAAAGGCTGAAATGGACACAGATATCGATAAATATGTAAAGAATGAGAAAAGATTGAAAGAAGAAATAGAGAG ATTAAAGAGAGAAATAGAGAGAGTACATAGGACTTGGGAAAAGAAATTTGCCATATTACAACAGAG tttACATGCCCTGAAGGATGAAAGTTACATCAGGCAGACATTACAGAGACAAGCTGCAGCCTTACATCATGCAGCTGTCAGTTATGCAGTAGATACACCCATGGGTATACTACCCACCAGTAAAATAAACAGTCCTATCAAGAAACCGGTTATA CCAGACATTGGTAGAGGGAGACAACAGCCACCACCTCAACCCTCCCAAGGACAGCCACTCAATGTCGGGGGAGTTTTAGGAGAGAAAGATTATATTTCATACACTGTATCAGCTCCAAGTGGGCGTGGAACTGCCATGTTTTCAGTTGATG AAAACCAAGTGATGTCTGAAGGAGAAGATGACTTGCCTGTAGATGTACAACCCTTACCTGATCCACCTTCTAG gccTTCTCGAGAATTGGTCACAGATGGTACCCCTACAGAGAAAGAAAAGGCTAGATTACACTTTGAAGGACAAAAGACATAG
- the LOC139513866 gene encoding uncharacterized protein C10orf67, mitochondrial-like isoform X17: MDEKYMNMFRNIRCLNKDTPPDIVALIEAAGIPRFKSVGIQAGRVKTFSHASNADQDKPSLADHHKVGFFTLDRCSQTDVTEVVELKDMTEVLQLLLKDVHKMKRDINLTKSVMQADYEAKVQEKATELYCRINEKVAELERIHEDRVSTVRKAFRQQLADAVARLAVLYNKNLENKMQKEKQKQAGDQYLLDEKYRELQQTIQQNQNVIAMLKMQLSAYQQSKMDLESIESVSMRTPSPQFNQELEDLRVEVEDLNVKVNNLQDQVDNKDDENKKLDQQIETLNQELDQEKMKFDKINKDLENTKKAAENEKASSEKLMDKQRAEMERMFQQKLQKAQEEAEANAQRESIAQQSAEKDKVKLLQDQKKLLEEQLAKERKKNQEKAEMDTDIDKYVKNEKRLKEEIERLKREIERVHRTWEKKFAILQQSLHALKDESYIRQTLQRQAAALHHAAVSYAVDTPMGILPTSKINSPIKKPVIPDIGRGRQQPPPQPSQGQPLNVGGVLGEKDYISYTVSAPSGRGTAMFSVDENQVMSEGEDDLPVDVQPLPDPPSRPSRELVTDGTPTEKEKARLHFEGQKT; encoded by the exons ATGGACGAAAAATACATGAACATGTTTAGGAATATACGATGTTTAAACAAAGATACTCCGCCTGATATAGTTGCTCTCATCGAAGCAGCTGGTATTCCACGATTTAAATCAGTAGGAATACAAGCTGGTAGAGTGAAAACATTCTCTCATGCTTCTAATGCAGACCAGGACAA GCCTTCTCTGGCAGACCATCACAAGGTTGGTTTCTTTACACTGGACAGATGTTCTCAGACGGATGTCACAGAAGTTGTAGAACTGAAGGATATGACAGAAGTTTTACAACTTCTACTAAAG gaTGTACATAAAATGAAAAGGGACATTAATTTAACAAAAAGTGTGATGCAGGCTGATTATGAAGCTAAAGTCCAAGAAAAGGCTACAGAACT ATATTGTAGAATTAATGAAAAAGTAGCAGAATTAGAAAGAATTCATGAAGAT AGAGTATCGACTGTAAGAAAAGCATTTAGACAACAGTTAGCCGATGCAGTTGCCAGACTGGCAGTATTGTATAAT aaaaatttagaaaacaaGATGCAGAAAGAGAAGCAGAAGCAAGCAGGGGACCAGTATCTACTGGATGAGAAATATAGAGAATTACAGCAAACAATACAACAGAATCAGAATGTTATAGCAATGTTAAAGATGCAGCTGTCTGCATATCAACAGAGTAAAATGGACCTAGAAAGT ATTGAGTCTGTGTCTATGAGAACTCCATCACCACAATTTAATCAAGAGTTAGAGGACTTGAGGGTAGAGGTTGAAGATCTTAATGTCAAGGTCAATAATCTACAGGACCAAGTAGATAACAAAGATGATGAAAATAAGAAGTTAG aTCAACAAATAGAAACATTGAATCAGGAGCTTGACCAAGAAAAGATGAAGTTTGACAAG aTTAACAAAGACCTTGAAAATACCAAGAAGGCAGCAGAAAATGAGAAAGCCTCTTCTGAGAAGCTG ATGGATAAACAGAGAGCAGAGATGGAGAGAATGTTCCAACAAAAATTACAGAAAGCTCAGGAAGAG GCTGAGGCTAATGCACAGAGAGAGTCAATAGCTCAACAGTCAGCAGAGAAAGACAAAGTCAAGTTACTTCAGGATCAAAAGAAATTATTGGAGGAACAGCTGGCCAAG GAGCGAAAGAAGAACCAAGAAAAGGCTGAAATGGACACAGATATCGATAAATATGTAAAGAATGAGAAAAGATTGAAAGAAGAAATAGAGAG ATTAAAGAGAGAAATAGAGAGAGTACATAGGACTTGGGAAAAGAAATTTGCCATATTACAACAGAG tttACATGCCCTGAAGGATGAAAGTTACATCAGGCAGACATTACAGAGACAAGCTGCAGCCTTACATCATGCAGCTGTCAGTTATGCAGTAGATACACCCATGGGTATACTACCCACCAGTAAAATAAACAGTCCTATCAAGAAACCGGTTATA CCAGACATTGGTAGAGGGAGACAACAGCCACCACCTCAACCCTCCCAAGGACAGCCACTCAATGTCGGGGGAGTTTTAGGAGAGAAAGATTATATTTCATACACTGTATCAGCTCCAAGTGGGCGTGGAACTGCCATGTTTTCAGTTGATG AAAACCAAGTGATGTCTGAAGGAGAAGATGACTTGCCTGTAGATGTACAACCCTTACCTGATCCACCTTCTAG gccTTCTCGAGAATTGGTCACAGATGGTACCCCTACAGAGAAAGAAAAGGCTAGATTACACTTTGAAGGACAAAAGACATAG